The Chrysemys picta bellii isolate R12L10 chromosome 5, ASM1138683v2, whole genome shotgun sequence DNA segment CTATGCACACCTATGCCTTCCTTTAGGATTAATGGTGGTTAATGAACACATCAAGAGGTGAACTGAACCCTCtgagtttttgtttcttttgcccTACAAATAACTGATCATACAGGATGCAGCTCCATAGGCTGGAGTTCCTGCAATGCACCTCCTCCAACAAATCAAAGGTTAGGCCAGGCTACTTTGTCCCTGAGATGCTCCTGCATTGATTGAGAGACTGAACCATGCTTGGCAGTCACTGATCCAAAGAGGATCAAGAGAATGGGCAAGGGCTGATTGAGGCTGCTCCGTAGATCATAGTCCTTGGAGGTCAGTTTTCAGCTACTTCGGTGCTAAAGGGGACAGCCAGTGCAGGAGGTAGACTAATTCAAAACCACACCAACAACTTGTGACTTGAGCAAGGCATTTAGTGGACATGCTAAAAAATGTTTATTCAGCAATTGCAATCTCCTTGGAATACTGAGCTAGCTCACTACTTGCTTTCAGAGGATGAAGGGCTACCATTTTTCAGCAGTGTGACAATTTATTCAAATGTCTGAACAGCTCTTATAACAATCCAGCATAGAGCTTGTTTCCACTCATTTCTTAGCAGGAAGGTATTATACGACATGCATCTCAAGTAAAGTCATTTCTGTTTTGCACAGTCTAGCACATTAGACTTTgggtaaaaattttaaaagtgcTTCAGTTACTTAAGAGTTTAAATCCTACTGAAGGTTAAtgtgactcaggcctggtctacactaggcgtttatgtcgaagttagcgccgttaaatcgaattaaccctgcacccgtccacactgcgatgctatttagttcgacatagaggtctctttaattcgacttctgtactcctccccgacgaggggagtagcgctaaattcgacatggccatgtcgaattaggctaggtgtggatggaaatcgacgctaatagctccgggagctatcccacagtgcaccactctgttgacgctctggacagcagtgcgagctcggatgctctgaccagccacacaggaaaagccccgggaaaatttgaatttgaattccttttcctgtctggccagtttgaatctcatttcctgtctggacatcgtggcgagcacagcagcactggcaacgatgcagagctctccagcagtgatggccatgcagtctgtgaatagaaagagagccccagcatggactgatcgtgaagtcttggatctcatcgctgtgtggggcgatgagtccgtgctttccgagctgcgatccaaaagaaggaatgcaaagatctacgagaagatctctaaagacatggcagagagaggatacagccgggatgcaacgcagtgccgcgtgaaaatcaaggagctgagacaaggctaccagaagaccaaagaggcaaacggacgctccggatcccatccccagacatcccgtttctacgaggcactgcattccatcctcggtgctgccgccaccactaccccaccagtgaccgtggactctgaggatgggatactgtccacggccggttcctcagacatgttaggggacggggaagatgaggaaggagatgaggagggcgaggcagttggcagctctcacaacgctgatttccccgacagccaggatctcttcatcacccttacagagatcccctacgaagcgtccccagccattaccccggacacagaatctggtgaaggatcagccagtaagtgttgtaaacatctaaacatttatttttaacaaaacaggaatattaacaattaaaagaatgggttgttcatgattagtgtgccctaggcgcttaacggtttagtaaggggcagtgcaagttttgaaaagaaatctagcaatgtccggttttcagtgattgtcctgcacaagccgctctactgtgtattccctgctactgcagctacagtaaaatgcggtctatatgtgcggggatagagcagtaatcctcctgggacatctcgatgaagctctcctggaggtaacttgaaagccgttgcatgaggttcttggggagagcggccttattgggtcctccgaagtacgacacgttgccgcgccacgagattatcaggtactcggggatcattgctctgcacagcagggcggcatacggccctggtctttggaggctttcccggagcattctctctttgtcgctctcggagatcctcatcagggtgatgtcggccatggtgacctgcttttaattaggtaggggaatgttagtgttgggactgctttcccgttcctttacagaactgtcaccgctggtttgcagccacgcggtggaggcgggagaggggcagccgaaagggatcattcccggggacagccgcgagggggtgggacaggggcagagttcccgcttgccggattgctggcagcagggactgacattgatttaaatgtgaaatgaggccagtggtaatataaaagttttaaactgccacaagtgtacggcttaccatgtctgcctgcaacagaaattccgttgtgctgcctcgcttctcaaatgtgctgttcaagaccccaggcacagaatgcgaaggccgagaattcgaccttgtgctgagtgcgcatgtgaaaggtgctgtgcatggtcttgttcacagagaaagactatgttctttgttcacaactacatttatcttt contains these protein-coding regions:
- the LOC135983563 gene encoding uncharacterized protein LOC135983563, yielding MQSSPAVMAMQSVNRKRAPAWTDREVLDLIAVWGDESVLSELRSKRRNAKIYEKISKDMAERGYSRDATQCRVKIKELRQGYQKTKEANGRSGSHPQTSRFYEALHSILGAAATTTPPVTVDSEDGILSTAGSSDMLGDGEDEEGDEEGEAVGSSHNADFPDSQDLFITLTEIPYEASPAITPDTESGEGSATPSATVSQPSLESHSQRLARIRRRKKRTREDMFSELMASSQAQAAQQTQWRENLTRMHQANMDREERWRQEDQQATQTLLGLLREQTDTLRRLVDVLQERRQEDRAPLQSISNRPPPPPSPIPTSPKVQRRRGGRVPANSHSTPAESSSSRRLSFPKI